One segment of Ricinus communis isolate WT05 ecotype wild-type chromosome 8, ASM1957865v1, whole genome shotgun sequence DNA contains the following:
- the LOC8265947 gene encoding pto-interacting protein 1 produces MAGRLSLERQIYSLLRTRSVKKRTIIVGLKSDNHSREMLLRLLNVVVKPGDNVIAIHVQEPFGSFDLNTFHTHEDLCKSKQVDFLIKICTGNSYIFELSQQVRINYATILAIGCSFSRPKQSVISSCLKGLPPTCGLLIIDNVGRIILQMQGTSQQGSFHVLPGSSISSSSSSSSSSTEKGYVRQNIPAELQKSVGETSLLAQSTKGRHGLKRAIEVPDLAKSIFQKLVLLEPDGFIRLFTLQDLYSATDNFSPQMVIGEGGNSKVYRANFQDGRTAAVKVVKPAHCLAEDLFQEVEILSSIRHDNIVQIIGYCNCKDLHAVVYNLMKGSLKQNLTQLKWSERMEVAIGVAKALDYLHSFNPPIIHGHVKSSNILLSENCQPQLSDFGGAMVYNKSEEIPAKIRPFDVVGTFGYIAPEYMMYGKVDEKIDVYSYGVVLLELITGKEAIQANQAKQESLVLLARSLLRSSRRPECLIDPRLNEDYVEEEMEAMMFAARLCLMHSSSRRPTMKMILRLFEEPGHLLKTERETEETRL; encoded by the exons ATGGCTGGGAGATTAAGCTTGGAGCGGCAAATATATTCGCTTCTCAGGACGAGGAGTGTGAAGAAGAGGACAATTATCGTTGGCCTAAAATCAGATAATCATAGCAGAGAAATGCTATTGAGATTGCTCAATGTAGTAGTTAAGCCAGGGGATAATGTGATAGCCATTCATGTTCAAGAACCATTTGGTAGTTTTGACCTTAACACTTTCCATACCCATGAAGATCTTTGCAAGTCCAAGCAG gTGGATTTCCTGATAAAAATCTGCACTGGGAACTCTTACATTTTTGAATTAAGCCAGCAAGTACGCATCAACTATGCAACAATTCTCGCAATTGGATGCAGCTTTTCAAG GCCTAAACAATCAGTAATCAGTAGTTGCCTAAAAGGGCTGCCCCCAACTTGCGGCCTCCTGATCATTGATAATGTTGGAAGAATCATACTACAGATGCAGGGAACCTCACAACAAGGCTCTTTTCATGTACTCCCTGGATCGTCTATATCTTCTTCgtcttcatcttcatcttcatcaacAGAAAAAGGTTATGTTCGCCAAAACATACCTGCTGAGTTACAAAAATCAGTGGGTGAAACATCTCTCTTGGCACAATCAACAAAAGGAAGGCATGGCCTCAAAAGAGCGATTGAGGTTCCAGACCTAGCAAAGAGTATATTTCAGAAATTAGTACTGCTGGAACCTGATGGATTCATCAGGCTTTTCACATTGCAAGATCTTTACTCAGCTACTGATAATTTCAGTCCTCAAATGGTGATTGGAGAAGGTGGGAACAGTAAGGTATATCGAGCCAACTTCCAGGATGGTCGAACTGCAGCTGTGAAGGTCGTAAAACCCGCACACTGTTTAGCAGAGGATCTTTTCCAGGAAGTAGAGATTTTATCTAGCATCAGACACGACAACATTGTTCAGATAATTGGGTACTGCAACTGTAAGGATCTGCATGCAGTTGTATATAATTTGATGAAGGGAAGCTTAAAGCAAAACTTGACACAGCTCAAATGGTCGGAGCGGATGGAAGTCGCCATTGGTGTGGCAAAGGCATTGGATTACCTTCATTCTTTCAACCCTCCGATAATTCATGGACATGTCAAATCATCTAACATTCTCCTCTCCGAGAATTGCCAGCCACAA CTATCAGATTTTGGAGGAGCAATGGTGTACAATAAATCAGAGGAAATTCCAGCAAAAATAAGGCCATTTGATGTTGTGGGAACATTTGGTTATATTGCCCCAGAATACATGATGTATGGAAAAGTAGATGAGAAGATAGATGTCTATTCCTATGGTGTTGTACTTCTGGAACTTATTACTGGGAAAGAAGCTATTCAAGCAAACCAGGCAAAACAAGAAAGCTTAGTGCTTTTG GCAAGATCCTTACTGAGGAGTTCTCGCCGACCCGAATGTTTGATTGATCCTCGCCTGAATGAAGATTACGTGGAAGAAGAGATGGAAGCAATGATGTTTGCAGCACGCCTCTGCCTCATGCATTCATCTTCAAGAAGGCCAACAATGAAAATG ATATTGAGGTTATTTGAGGAGCCAGGACATTTGCTAAAGACGGAAAGAGAGACAGAAGAAACACGCCTGTGA
- the LOC8265948 gene encoding coiled-coil domain-containing protein 124, which produces MPKKMGINSKAEAARARKTATESERKEREAREKEEQYWREAEGSKSRSAKKREEESEKKAEAIARRAEARRLAEMEEKEIEKAMKKPDKKANRVAIPVPKVTEAELSRRREEEQAELAKKAEEMKKKQARTAAEEEYERMVLVANTNRDDSIIEARTVEDAIAQMSVTDSLPVDKHPERRLKASFKAFEEAELPKLKAEKPGLTHNQYKDMIWKLWKKSPDNPLNQVAD; this is translated from the exons ATGCCGAAGAAGATGGGCATCAACAGCAAGGCTGAGGCCGCTCGTGCTCGAAAGACCGCCACCGAGTCGGAGCGCAAGGAGCGGGAGGCTCGCGAGAAGGAAGAGCAGTACTGGCGTGAAGCGGAGGGTTCAAAATCCCGATCCGCCAAGAAGCGTGAGGAggaatctgagaaaaaagCGGAAGCCATTGCGCGGCGGGCAGAGGCACGCAGGTTGGCCGAGATGGAAGAAAAGGAGATTGAGAAAGCCATGAAGAAGCCGGATAAAAAGGCGAACCGGGTAGCTATTCCGGTGCCTAAAGTGACGGAGGCTGAATTGAGTAGGCGGAGAGAGGAGGAGCAGGCGGAGTTGGCTAAGAAAGCTGAAGAGATGAAGAAAAAACAGGCTAGGACTGCTGCGGAGGAAGAGTACGAGAGGATGGTGTTGGTTGCCAATACTAATAGAGATGACTCGATTATTGAGGCTAGGACTGTTGAGGATGCAATAGCTCAGATGTCTGTTACCGATAGTTTGCCTGTTGATAAGCATCCTGAGAGGAGGCTTAAGGCATCTTTTAAG GCTTTTGAAGAAGCTGAGCTTCCTAAACTCAAGGCAGAGAAACCAGGGCTTACTCATAACCAATACAAGGACATGATATGGAAGCTATGGAAGAAATCTCCTGACAATCCTCTTAATCAG GTTGCAGATTAG
- the LOC8265945 gene encoding L-ascorbate oxidase homolog produces the protein MVAISWQLCGVLFSFLLIVNAEDPYRFFDWNVTYGDIYPLGVKQQGILINGQFPGPDIYSVTNNNLIINVHNSLPEPFLISWNGVQQRRNSYQDGVYGTTCPIPPGKNFTYTLQVKDQIGSFFYFPSLAFHKAAGGFGGIRILSRPLIPVPFPDPAGDFTVLIGDWYKTNHTKLKAILDYGHRLPFPDGILINGRGPNATTFTFEPGKTYRLRISNVGLQNSLNFRIQGHKMKLVEVEGTHTVQTTYSSLDVHVGQSYSVLVTADQAAQDFYIAVSTRFTNKVLTTTAILHYSNSAKKVSGPIPGGPTTQIDWSLNQARSIRTNLTASGPRPNPQGSYHYGLINISRTIKLESSAAQVNGKQRYAVNSVSFRPADTPLKLADYFKIGGVFRVGSISDSPTGKKMYLDTSVMGADFRAFVEIVFQNHENIVQSWHLDGYSFWVVGMDGGVWTPASRDQYNLRDAVSRCTTQVYPKSWTAIYVALDNVGMWNLRTEFWARQYLGQQFYLRVYSPVMSIRDEYPIPKNALLCGRANGKTTRPL, from the exons ATGGTTGCTATAAGTTGGCAACTATGTGGTGTTCTTTTCAGCTTCTTGCTTATTGTAAATGCTGAGGACCCTTACAGATTCTTCGACTGGAATGTCACCTACGGCGATATATATCCCCTCGGAGTAAAACAGCAG GGGATTCTTATTAATGGACAGTTTCCAGGGCCTGATATTTATTCTGTTACAAACAACAATCTCATTATAAATGTACACAATAGCTTGCCGGAGCCTTTTCTCATTTCATG GAATGGGGTTCAGCAGAGGAGAAATTCATATCAAGATGGAGTATATGGAACAACTTGTCCAATTCCTCCAGGGAAGAACTTCACTTACACATTACAAGTCAAAGATCAGATTGGTAGCTTTTTCTACTTCCCATCTCTTGCCTTCCACAAGGCAGCTGGTGGCTTTGGTGGCATCCGTATCCTCAGCAGGCCATTGATTCCTGTTCCCTTCCCAGACCCGGCCGGTGATTTCACTGTTCTCATCGGAGATTGGTATAAAACCAACCACACG AAATTGAAGGCCATTTTAGATTATGGTCACAGGCTTCCTTTCCCCGATGGAATTTTGATCAATGGTCGGGGACCCAATGCTACAACTTTCACATTTGAACCAG gGAAGACATACAGGCTCAGGATATCAAATGTTGGGCTTCAGAACTCGCTCAATTTTCGTATTCAAGGACACAAGATGAAGCTGGTTGAAGTTGAAGGAACCCACACAGTACAGACAACGTATTCTTCATTGGATGTGCATGTAGGTCAATCCTACTCAGTCTTAGTCACGGCTGATCAGGCAGCTCAGGACTTCTACATTGCTGTCTCAACTCGGTTCACCAACAAGGTCCTCACCACCACTGCCATTCTTCACTACAGCAACTCTGCCAAGAAGGTGTCTGGTCCGATCCCCGGCGGACCGACCACCCAGATCGACTGGTCTCTCAATCAGGCTCGCTCTATCAG GACAAACCTTACAGCAAGCGGACCAAGACCAAATCCTCAAGGATCGTACCACTATGGACTAATAAACATTAGTAGAACCatcaagctagagagctcagCTGCTCAAGTTAATGGCAAGCAAAGATATGCAGTTAACAGCGTGTCATTTCGCCCTGCTGATACTCCCCTCAAGCTTGCTGATTACTTCAAGATTGGAGGCGTTTTTCGTGTTGGAAGCATTTCGGACAGTCCAACCGGCAAGAAGATGTATCTTGACACCTCTGTCATGGGTGCTGATTTTAGAGCCTTTGTTGAGATTGTGTTTCAGAATCATGAGAACATCGTTCAGAGCTGGCACCTGGACGGATACTCCTTCTGGGTTGTTGG GATGGATGGAGGAGTGTGGACACCAGCTAGCCGTGATCAATACAATCTCAGAGATGCGGTTTCACGTTGCACCACACAG GTGTATCCCAAGTCATGGACTGCTATATATGTAGCACTTGACAATGTAGGAATGTGGAACTTGAGAACTGAATTCTGGGCACGGCAATATCTGGGCCAACAGTTTTATTTGCGCGTGTACTCGCCTGTAATGTCTATCAGAGATGAATATCCTATTCCAAAGAATGCCCTTCTCTGTGGCAGGGCCAATGGGAAAACAACAAGACCTTTGTAA
- the LOC8265946 gene encoding GDSL esterase/lipase At5g55050, which translates to MGKKICVLVLSLALVVLNLANAEVPAVFILGDSTADAGTNNFLPGSSFRADFPPYGIDFPFSRPTGRFSNGFNSADFLAKLIGFKRSPLPFFTLLNNTKSIKRPSFRGVNFASAGSGILNTTGQGPNGQRNAIPLGEQIEQFSTIYSLLLTNKGQACAEALLSKSLFFISIGSNDIFGYYSSKGGVPKEEFIATIGAAYENYLMNLYKLGARKFGIISVPPIGCCPFQRFQNTTGGCLEGLNDLARDFHSTIKAILIKLSSDYTDMKYSFGNAYEMTINVIDNPIPFGFNDVKNACCGDVKTFCGPNATVCSNRKEYLFWDLFHPTQKAAWLAAATLFTGEPRFVAPINFKQLAEA; encoded by the exons ATGGGGaagaaaatatgtgttttagTCCTAAGCTTGGCTCTTGTGGTTCTTAACTTAGCAAATGCAGAAGTCCCTGCTGTTTTCATATTAGGTGATTCAACAGCTGATGCTGGAACCAATAATTTCTTGCCTGGAAGCAGTTTCAGGGCCGATTTTCCTCCATATGGCATTGATTTTCCTTTCTCTAGACCAACGGGACGGTTCAGTAATGGCTTTAACAGTGCTGATTTTCTGG CTAAGCTAATagggttcaaaagaagtccaTTACCCTTCTTCACTCTGCTGAACAACACAAAATCCATCAAGAGGCCAAGCTTCAGAGGAGTAAACTTTGCCTCTGCAGGCTCTGGCATTCTTAACACCACTGGACAA GGACCCAATGGCCAAAGGAATGCTATCCCACTAGGAGAGCAGATAGAACAATTTTCCACAATTTACAGTCTCCTTTTAACTAATAAGGGTCAAGCTTGTGCTGAAGCTCTTCTGTCCAAGTCTTTGTTCTTTATCAGCATTGGCAGCAATGACATTTTCGGTTATTACTCTTCAAAAGGTGGTGTTCCGAAAGAAGAGTTCATAGCTACTATAGGAGCTGCATATGAAAACTACTTAATG AATCTATATAAACTAGGTGCAAGAAAGTTTGGCATTATAAGTGTTCCACCGATCGGTTGTTGTCCATTTCAAAGGTTTCAAAACACGACAGGAGGTTGTCTGGAGGGATTGAATGATCTTGCTAGAGATTTTCACTCAACAATCAAAGCCATCTTGATCAAGCTCAGCTCAGATTACACAGACATGAAATATTCCTTTGGAAATGCTTATGAGATGACTATAAATGTTATTGACAACCCTATTCCATTCG GATTCAATGATGTGAAAAATGCATGCTGTGGAGATGTGAAGACCTTCTGCGGTCCAAACGCAACAGTCTGCTCAAACCGCAAGGAATACTTGTTCTGGGACTTGTTCCATCCTACACAGAAGGCTGCATGGTTGGCAGCTGCAACACTATTTACCGGCGAGCCACGATTTGTAGCCCCCATTAACTTCAAACAGTTGGCTGAAGCTTAA